AGAAATTTTCTTAGACATGGAGGGATTTGCTGCATCTAGTTCTTCCATTAAATCAGGTATATTCGGGTTGTCATTTGCGCCAGCAACTACAGGAATACCGTATTTGTCCTCCTGCACAAGATCATCAGAGGGATGATAATTATCAGATTGAGAACCTATAGGCATGATATTCGCATCAGCAACAGCATAATCATACATTGGAATACCATCTAACATCGAAAGTAAATCTACCCAATTTTCTCCATTAGCGAACCTTCCATCATAATAATCTCCTCTCGGCATACTGCCATTGCTTAAACCATATAGCATATGATTATCACTTAAACTATCACCAAACATATAGAAGTCTTTAACGTCTGATGTATTTGTTGGAGCACTGTTTATTTCTAATAGATAATCCCCTGAAATAGCATTAGGAGGAACTGATGAACTTGAATATTTCAGAGGCAAAAACTGATCAAGATTGAGGTGGAGCCACCATTTAAATTGAAAGACTTGACTCTCACCAGAAGAAATATCAAGAGGATAAGTGACTTCGCCCTGGACACTACCAGGAGTGGTACTCATAGAGTCAGGCCCTTTTTCAAGCAATTGAGTACTATCCCCCAATCCACTTGCACTAACAGTAGCTGATTTACTTTCTACAGAAGAGTACACACTACTTGGTGTAGGCCAACTCAATGCTAAAGTTGGTTGATTATACGAGCCTCCATTTACATTTAAAGTTAATTCCGTTCCTGAGAAAGAAAAGTTAGGGGGATTGTACGTAACAATCTGAATATTAGTACTTCCGAAAGCTTGAGGGTTTGATGATGCCGATGTATCATTATTGCCCAATATAGAAGCTAGCATATTATCTCTCGTATCCACAGTCTCTGATATTGGCGAAATATCAGTTCCGACTGAACTAGAAGCGGCTGGATCAAAATAAACAGACGGTCCATTCGAACTGGTTGCTGTATGAATCACTCCAAGATCACTCACGGTGGTGGCATTAAGCATTAACTTTGATGCCGTTGAATGAGCTGGAATTTTTAGATTATTCAAGTACAGATCTTGATTTGTATTGTTCACTATCCACAAGCTATGATCTGAGGCAAAGGAAATGGACGAAACTACAATTAATGGGAAAAATACACTGCTCTTTATTTTTTTAGCATCATAACAAATATAGCCCAAAATAAGAATCATGATAAGTTAAGGCCGAATCAATGTATATATGTTAATCATGAAGAAAAATTATATAGACACAAGTTTCGCACTTTTAGGCTAAGTTGTTAAAATTGCTCTCATCGATCGGCTAATACCACTTTTAATGACATCCCAGTCTTGTTGATAAAAACTGATTTTTTCATTCACTTTACGCAGGTATTTATCAATCCACGTTGAAATCGCTAAACCAATGTGATTTCTTTGTGCCCGGCCAGTGCGAGCCTGACAACACTCAATACCACACGTTTGCTTCAATTCACGATGATAGACTTCGGCACCANNNNNNNNNNNNNNNNNNNNNNNNNNNNNNNNNNNNNNNNNNNNNNNNNNNNNNNNNNNNNNNNNNNNNNNNNNNNNNNNNNNNNNNNNNNNNNNNNNNNNNNNNNNNNNNNNNNNNNNNNNNNNNNNNNNNNNNNNNNNNNNNNNNNNNNNNNNNNNNNNNNNNNNNNNNNNNNNNNNNNNNNNNNNNNNNNNNNNNNNNNNNNNNNNNNNNNNNNNNNNNNNNNNNNNNNNNNNNNNNNNNNNNNNNNNNNNNNNNNNNNNNNNNNNNNNNNNNNNNNNNNNNNNNNNNNNNNNNNNNNNNNNNNNNNNNNNNNNNNNNNNNNNNNNNNNNNNNNNNNNNNNNNNNNNNNNNNNNNNNNNNNNNNNNNNNNNNNNNNNNNNNNNNNNNNNNNNNNNNNNNNNNNNNNNNNNNNNNNNNNNNNNNNNNNNNNNNNNNNNNNNNNNNNNNNNNNNNNNNNNNNNNNNNNNNNNNNNNNNNNNNNNNNNNNNNNNNNNNNNNNNNNNNNNNNNNNNNNNNNNNNNNNNNNNNNNNNNNNNNNNNNNNNNNNNNNNNNNNNNNNNNNNNNNNNNNNNNNNNNNNNNNNNNNNNNNNNNNNNNNNNNNNNNNNNNNNNNNNNNNNNNNNNNNNNNNNNNNNNNNNNNNNNNNNNNNNNNNNNNNNNNNNNNNNNNNNNNNNNNNNNNNNNNNNNNNNNNNNNNNNNNNNNNNNNNNNNNNNNNNNNNNNNNNNNNNNNNNNNNNNNNNNNNNNNNNNNNNNNNNNNNNNNNNNNNNNNNNNNNNNNNNNNNNNNNNNNNNNNNNNNNNNNNNNNNNNNNNNNNNNNNNNNNNNNNNNNNNNNNNNNNNNNNNNNNNNNNNNNNNNNNNNNNNNNNNNNNNNNNNNNNNNNNNNNNNNNNNNNNNNNNNNNNNNNNNNNNNNNNNNNNNNNNNNNNNNNNNNNNNNNNNNNNNNNNNNNNNNNNNNNNNNNNNNNNNNNNNNNNNNNNNNNNNNNNNNNNNNNNNNNNNNNNNNNNNNNNNNNNNNNNNNNNNNNNNNNNNNNNNNNNNNNNNNNNNNNNNNNNNNNNNNNNNNNNNNNNNNNNNNNNNNNNNNNNNNNNNNNNNNNNNNNNNNNNNNNNNNNNNNNNNNNNNNNNNNNNNNNNNNNNNNNNNNNNNNNNNNNNNNNNNNNNNNNNNNNNNNNNNNNNNNNNNNNNNNNNNNNNNNNNNNNNNNNNNNNNNNNNNNNNNNNNNNNNNNNNNNNNNNNNNNNNNNNNNNNNNNNNNNNNNNNNNNNNNNNNNNNNNNNNNNNNNNNNNNNNNNNNNNNNNNNNNNNNNNNNNNNNNNNNNNNNNNNNNNNNNNNNNNNNNNNNNNNNNNNNNNNNNNNNNNNNNNNNNNNNNNNNNNNNNNNNNNNNNNNNNNNNNNNNNNNNNNNNNNNNNNNNNNNNNNNNNNNNNNNNNNNNNNNNNNNNNNNNNNNNNNNNNNNNNNNNNNNNNNNNNNNNNNNNNNNNNNNNNNNNNNNNNNNNNNNNNNNNNNNNNNNNNNNNNNNNNNNNNNNNNNNNNNNNNNNNNNNNNNNNNNNNNNNNNNNNNNNNNNNNNNNNNNNNNNNNNNNNNNNNNNNNNNNNNNNNNNNNNNNNNNNNNNNNNNNNNNNNNNNNNNNNNNNNNNNNNNNNNNNNNNNNNNNNNNNNNNNNNNNNNNNNNNNNNNNNNNNNNNNNNNNNNNNNNNNNNNNNNNNNNNNNNNNNNNNNNNNNNNNNNNNNNNNNNNNNNNNNNNNNNNNNNNNNNNNNNNNNNNNNNNNNNNNNNNNNNNNNNNNNNNNNNNNNNNNNNNNNNNNNNNNNNNNNNNNNNNNNNNNNNNNNNNNNNNNNNNNNNNNNNNNNNNNNNNNNNNNNNNNNNNNNNNNNNNNNNNNNNNNNNNNNNNNNNNNNNNNNNNNNNNNNNNNNNNNNNNNNNNNNNNNNNNNNNNNNNNNNNNNNNNNNNNNNNNNNNNNNNNNNNNNNNNNNNNNNNNNNNNNNNNNNNNNNNNNNNNNNNNNNNNNNNNNNNNNNNNNNNNNNNNNNNNNNNNNNNNNNNNNNNNNNNNNNNNNNNNNNNNNNNNNNNNNNNNNNNNNNNNNNNNNNNNNNNNNNNNNNNNNNNNNNNNNNNNNNNNNNNNNNNNNNNNNNNNNNNNNNNNNNNNNNNNNNNNNNNNNNNNNNNNNNNNNNNNNNNNNNNNNNNNNNNNNNNNNNNNNNNNNNNNNNNNNNNNNNNNNNNNNNNNNNNNNNNNNNNNNNNNNNNNNNNNNNNNNNNNNNNNNNNNNNNNNNNNNNNNNNNNNNNNNNNNNNNNNNNNNNNNNNNNNNNNNNNNNNNNNNNNNNNNNNNNNNNNNNNNNNNNNNNNNNNNNNNNNNNNNNNNNNNNNNNNNNNNNNNNNNNNNNNNNNNNNNNNNNNNNNNNNNNNNNNNNNNNNNNNNNNNNNNNNNNNNNNNNNNNNNNNNNNNNNNNNNNNNNNNNNNNNNNNNNNNNNNNNNNNNNNNNNNNNNNNNNNNNNNNNNNNNNNNNNNNNNNNNNNNNNNNNNNNNNNNNNNNNNNNNNNNNNNNNNNNNNNNNNNNNNNNNNNNNNNNNNNNNNNNNNNNNNNNNNNNNNNNNNNNNNNNNNNNNNNNNNNNNNNNNNNNNNNNNNNNNNNNNNNNNNNNNNNNNNNNNNNNNNNNNNNNNNNNNNNNNNNNNNNNNNNNNNNNNNNNNNNNNNNNNNNNNNNNNNNNNNNNNNNNNNNNNNNNNNNNNNNNNNNNNNNNNNNNNNNNNNNNNNNNNNNNNNNNNNNNNNNNNNNNNNNNNNNNNNNNNNNNNNNNNNNNNNNNNNNNNNNNNNNNNNNNNNNNGATTATCCATAATAACCGCGTGGTTTTTATTGAGCTTTGGCAATAATAATTCCTTGATGAATGTTATGAAGATGCGAGAGTCTGTATTCCAGCTTCCATAGCCAACCGCCTTGACTTCATCAACCCCGATTGCTCCAATAACAGAATATTTCGCTGTATCCCTAAAAGGAGCATACTCAATCGCACGATCACCATTAAAAGCTCTGGCATAATGGCGTGTCATGTTCAAATAACACCCAGACTCATCAAGGAAAATAAGATCTTTATTTAAGGTTTTTATCATTCGGCCAAATTCATTACGCTTTTTTTACCCTATCTGTCTGTTGCTGAGAAGCTCTTTTAGACTTCTTCTTGTAGTTGGCCTTTAGTTTCTGGCAAGCTCGATGCATCATACTTCTTCCGACAGGAATCTCATGTGTTTGGTTGTATACTTCACAGAGTTCAGCAATCGTTGCATCCGGTTTATTTGCAATTAGCTTAGCAACATCGTTTAGGTTATTCCCAGATAAAACTGCATGGCGGCCATGATGGTATTTTTTAGGTGATAAATCTCCGTGAGCATTATAGGCCCTCCAATATCGATTTAAAGTGGCTATACTGATACCAAATTGCTCTGCGATCTCTGCTTGGTGGTATTTTCCCTTTTTATAAGCTTCTACTGCTTTCATTCGAAGGTCTGTTGAGTAAGCTGCTGGCATAATAAACACTCCTCTGTTTATTACGATTATCTTACAAGTCAAAGTGTTAGGGAAGTGCTATAATGGGATGATGTGGATATTGCGTAAGCAGTATGAATGCCTAACTGAGGCCGATAAAAATAAATTTGAGTTACTCTACAAACATTCACCACTCCTGAAAAAGGCTCATCATTACGCTTTAAAATTAACACATATATTTAATGCCCACAGCGATAGAAAATCAGCCATGGCCAAAATTGACCGATGGATCACTGCTGTAGAAAAAAGTGGACTCACTTGTTTTAATTTATTTATTACAACACTTAACAAATATAAAGGCTGTATTATCAACTATTTTAAAGATCGAGAAAATAGTGGTTTTGTTGAAGGGCTCAATAATAAAATTAAAGTCATTAAAAGGCGCTGTTATGGTTTTTTTAAAACGGAGTCGTTGTTCCAGAGATTGGTGTTAGATTTGCAGGGCTACGATATGTTTGCAGTGTAATCTACAGAATCGCAGAAAAGCCAAAAATTCACCTCTTTGAGTGAAGAATTTGAAATTTTAACGGCCATAATTGATCAACTGAAAAAGAGCATTCGACGATAAAAAGTTGGTTAAATTTACTACTAGATTTCTCTAGTTGGGTTACGTTTTGTAACATTTACCTTTGTCCATTTTCGATAAACAGATAAGGCTGATTATTATCAGGAGCAAAGATGTTTCAAATACACCATGAAAACCGAACCACTTTGTCACTACACCAGATAACACACCGCTGATGACAGCTCCTGCCTTCATCGTGTTGCTATACAGTGTAGTACCTATACAAGGTGCATGTCCCAATAAATCCTGAAAATAGCACATGCCTGTACTGGCTAGAATGCCAACAAACATAGCACAAAACAGTTGAATTTCGAGGAGTTGATTTTGAGTATGGAAATACAATAGACCGCCATAGAAGAGGATACCTGCACTGGCGGAGATCAGCATCATGTTATGTTTGCCTATCTTACGAGTGTAGTAACCGCTTACCAGCATTGCTGGGATCTCCACACATGCGGCAATTCCCATCATGATTCCTGCCAGTTTTTCATTCAGATGGAGAGAGTAAAAAACATAAAGCGGCATACTAATACGGTACATGTTATTAGAGGTCCACATCAGGGTGGAAGCCGTAAACAACAAGCGCACATCCCTGTTTTCCCAGACATTGATCTTGTGAGCTTGGGTAAATTTGGGGTTTGTGCTTTTAGGTAGTTTCAGCATTACCACCAACGTACAAAATAGAAACATTATTGTAGCGACAAGGTACAAGAAAAAAAAACCATAATCGATGGCAATAACAAAGGAAATCGGTGGACCAACCACCCATGCCAAAGAATACAGGCTCCGCATGACTGTAATAAACATATTCGAGTCTTTTTTCTGTTGTTTTGTGTACTCTCTGGCATGAGCAAACAACAAAGGAGAGGTCGTGGAGGCGATACTGCTGAGCAATACTCCAAAGATCAATAAAAGCCAATAGTTGCGGTTAAAGGCGAAGAGGGTGCTCATAAGAACTCCAGCAATACAGCAGCTAATGATTATCTGCTTGAGTGCCGAATTATTATCCGAGTAGCTTGCTAACAATTGGCTGACTAGAATACCAGCCACCGCATTCACGGCATAGAAAAGACCTATCAACAAAGAATTAGCATTAATATCATTGGCCAAAAATAGGCTTAAGGTCGAGAACTGCAGAGCTACAGCAATACCAGTCAAAAAAATAACCAGTAAAAAAACCAACGATTTGCTATCGTTTTGACGTAATAAGGGCAAGGTCCTCATTAAAAACATTCCTTAATTTTGGCACCATCCCTTATGTGCTTCTTGCATCTTCTTTTAATAGCTTTTCATTACCAAAAAAATGGCACTTTTGCACGCTACGTTGCTTGCAACGTGTAAGCGTGCTCTTCGTCCTCTTCGTCATTTTTCGTCATTTTCCTCGATCCTCGATTTAGGGTTTAACTTTCTTCATCAGTAATTGTTTTTTTCATACGGTATTCATGAACAAAGGTCATTCTGTTTCCATTGAAAAATAAATGGGGGTTGAACCAAAACATATTTGGCTTCGTGCTTTCAGTAACAAATCCTTTTTTAAGAAGTTCTTTTAGTGATCTTTGAAAAGGCGTTCTGGACACATTGATGTGGTGCTCAGTAAAGTATTGTTCGGCTCCTACCCAAGCTAGATAAACTGCATCTGCGTTTGGTGTTTTTTGTAATTCCGTCATCAAATACTGAAGAATGCGTTGAGTTGTTGGCTTCAAATCAAAAATTGCCTTAACGTTCCTGGTATACACCTTTAAAAACTCATCTTCATCAACATGCTTAACAACATGTACACCGCTGTGAGTGATTGATTGAAAGCGAGGGTCAATTCGTATAACAAGCAGTTTACACTCAGTAAGTGACTCTAGATCTTTAGATACCCTCCCAGGGTAACCACAGGGCTGTGACTTTCGCAACTTCATCATAACAAGGTAAATATGTCTAAATTACTTGTCCAAAAATTTATGGATCACCAAAAGGATATCTGTTGGATATATAATCTATAGTGGTGATTAAACCTCGATAAGTGTAATTTGAATAGATTTACCCAAATACGTAAGGCCTTTAAGTGCGAAGTTAAAAGAACGAGTCTCTAAAAATTCGGGTCAAAGCCAGTGTTCACTTACCTTTCATTATTTCACAATGTATGTAACATAGACTATAACAATTTCAAAACGGTGAGCTACTCCCTACATTTTTTTTACATTCATAATTCTTAATCATTTCATAAAGTTTACGCTCTTTGGCGCTGAGCAATTTTTCATTTATTTTTTTTGATTTTCTTTCATTGTCAGCGCAAACTGTGACACAATCGATAATTCTACTCCTAAATTAACAAATTTTAAAAATTAAATTGAACATGGCATGACAACTCAAAATTTCTGTCTCTGTATTGATAGAATATAGTGTTAAAGTCTTTCGTAAAACATATAAAAAAATATGATTTTTTTATTATTGATTTATCTGT
Above is a genomic segment from Piscirickettsia litoralis containing:
- a CDS encoding SGNH/GDSL hydrolase family protein, with the translated sequence MILILGYICYDAKKIKSSVFFPLIVVSSISFASDHSLWIVNNTNQDLYLNNLKIPAHSTASKLMLNATTVSDLGVIHTATSSNGPSVYFDPAASSSVGTDISPISETVDTRDNMLASILGNNDTSASSNPQAFGSTNIQIVTYNPPNFSFSGTELTLNVNGGSYNQPTLALSWPTPSSVYSSVESKSATVSASGLGDSTQLLEKGPDSMSTTPGSVQGEVTYPLDISSGESQVFQFKWWLHLNLDQFLPLKYSSSSVPPNAISGDYLLEINSAPTNTSDVKDFYMFGDSLSDNHMLYGLSNGSMPRGDYYDGRFANGENWVDLLSMLDGIPMYDYAVADANIMPIGSQSDNYHPSDDLVQEDKYGIPVVAGANDNPNIPDLMEELDAANPSMSKKISEGQQIVIGVLMGGDDFKHIFDENDLSPSDEITTKDAEDAADTLVDDLSAEVAQLESLPSSSGKPQPIIFVEEVPNFQLAPLFRNTPAAELFSEVFNKTVASKLKSSPLNYVLDDSAKSVIDALNANPTMYGINSDGPSNVSDNILWGNLSNGNFNDYNILGFTGYTKSDGGSPCNRQYDCLSLDINIAGELGYNRENAGKTMFAGYMHPSSKVYALSADEVFYNLSRNMTSDGDTIIDSSAFKNDKLQQDILSYGGVLNSEAMSSSDIIDQLNWARESRPDWANGYNYNTNAFMHNL
- a CDS encoding transposase codes for the protein MIKTLNKDLIFLDESGCYLNMTRHYARAFNGDRAIEYAPFRDTAKYSVIGAIGVDEVKAVGYGSWNTDSRIFITFIKELLLPKLNKNHAVIMDN
- a CDS encoding helix-turn-helix domain-containing protein, which translates into the protein MPAAYSTDLRMKAVEAYKKGKYHQAEIAEQFGISIATLNRYWRAYNAHGDLSPKKYHHGRHAVLSGNNLNDVAKLIANKPDATIAELCEVYNQTHEIPVGRSMMHRACQKLKANYKKKSKRASQQQTDRVKKA
- a CDS encoding transposase, which produces MMWILRKQYECLTEADKNKFELLYKHSPLLKKAHHYALKLTHIFNAHSDRKSAMAKIDRWITAVEKSGLTCFNLFITTLNKYKGCIINYFKDRENSGFVEGLNNKIKVIKRRCYGFFKTESLFQRLVLDLQGYDMFAV
- a CDS encoding sugar efflux transporter; amino-acid sequence: MPLLRQNDSKSLVFLLVIFLTGIAVALQFSTLSLFLANDINANSLLIGLFYAVNAVAGILVSQLLASYSDNNSALKQIIISCCIAGVLMSTLFAFNRNYWLLLIFGVLLSSIASTTSPLLFAHAREYTKQQKKDSNMFITVMRSLYSLAWVVGPPISFVIAIDYGFFFLYLVATIMFLFCTLVVMLKLPKSTNPKFTQAHKINVWENRDVRLLFTASTLMWTSNNMYRISMPLYVFYSLHLNEKLAGIMMGIAACVEIPAMLVSGYYTRKIGKHNMMLISASAGILFYGGLLYFHTQNQLLEIQLFCAMFVGILASTGMCYFQDLLGHAPCIGTTLYSNTMKAGAVISGVLSGVVTKWFGFHGVFETSLLLIIISLICLSKMDKGKCYKT